Proteins found in one Aquibium microcysteis genomic segment:
- a CDS encoding TrkH family potassium uptake protein produces MNSQSVRAAIHIAAIFAIYLSLAMLFPAFFDFYHGNADWQVFALSAFFTGGLSLATALATQGPRVVATPRFGFLIVNLLWATTVVVGAVPLIASSIDLTIADAIFESTSALTTTGSTVIVGLDSLPPGILLWRSLLNWIGGMGVIVLGLLILPYLNIGGVSYFKLESSDIEDRPFERLSIFLLSILGIYSSLTFACALSYAAAGMSGFDAINHAMATLATGGFSTHDASFGFWGENLPLLWVSSFFMFVGALPFSILALLAFRGRIDAARDPQIRVFALYVLFFALATAIYVTVNTGRPFLSAFTHSTFNFVSIITTTGFASQDYSTWGPFVVACAFIATFLGGCSGSTAGGIKAYRFIILFALMANGLRRLVYPNSVHTVRYGDRPVDDAMQRAVVLFIASFFVIWGAGTVLLAGTGLDFVTSMTGVLTAMTNVGPGLGDVIGPAGNFAPLPDSAKWILSLAMLLGRMEILTVLVIFTPFFWRR; encoded by the coding sequence TTGAACAGCCAGTCCGTCCGCGCCGCCATCCACATCGCCGCGATCTTCGCCATCTACCTGTCGCTGGCAATGCTGTTCCCGGCCTTCTTCGACTTCTACCACGGCAACGCCGACTGGCAGGTGTTCGCACTCTCGGCCTTCTTCACGGGCGGACTGTCGCTAGCCACCGCGCTCGCCACACAGGGCCCGAGGGTCGTAGCGACCCCACGCTTCGGCTTCCTGATCGTCAATCTCCTGTGGGCGACCACGGTGGTCGTCGGCGCGGTGCCGCTAATCGCCTCATCGATCGATCTGACCATCGCCGACGCGATCTTCGAATCGACCTCGGCGCTCACCACCACCGGCTCGACCGTCATCGTCGGACTCGACTCGCTGCCGCCCGGGATCCTGCTGTGGCGCTCGCTGCTCAACTGGATCGGCGGGATGGGCGTCATCGTGCTCGGCCTGCTCATCCTGCCCTATCTGAACATCGGCGGCGTGTCCTACTTCAAGCTCGAATCCTCCGACATCGAGGATCGGCCCTTCGAGCGGCTGTCGATCTTCCTCCTGAGCATTCTCGGCATCTATTCTTCGCTGACCTTCGCCTGCGCCCTGTCCTATGCGGCGGCCGGCATGTCGGGCTTCGACGCGATCAACCATGCCATGGCGACGCTGGCGACCGGCGGCTTCTCAACCCATGACGCTTCGTTCGGCTTCTGGGGCGAGAACCTGCCGCTCCTGTGGGTCTCTTCCTTCTTCATGTTCGTCGGCGCCTTGCCGTTCTCGATCCTGGCGCTGCTCGCCTTCCGCGGCCGGATCGACGCCGCCCGCGACCCACAGATCCGTGTCTTCGCGCTCTACGTGCTGTTCTTCGCGCTGGCGACGGCGATCTACGTGACGGTGAACACCGGGCGGCCGTTCCTCAGCGCGTTCACGCACTCCACGTTCAATTTCGTTTCAATCATCACGACGACCGGTTTCGCCAGCCAGGACTACTCGACCTGGGGACCTTTCGTCGTGGCCTGCGCCTTCATCGCGACGTTCCTCGGCGGCTGTTCGGGCTCGACGGCCGGCGGCATCAAGGCCTACCGCTTCATCATCCTGTTCGCCCTGATGGCCAACGGCCTGCGCCGGCTGGTCTACCCCAATTCCGTCCACACGGTTCGTTACGGCGACCGGCCGGTCGACGATGCCATGCAGCGCGCCGTCGTGCTGTTCATCGCCTCGTTCTTCGTCATCTGGGGTGCAGGAACGGTGCTGCTGGCCGGAACGGGCCTGGACTTCGTGACGTCGATGACAGGTGTTCTGACCGCCATGACCAATGTGGGTCCCGGCCTCGGCGACGTGATCGGGCCGGCCGGAAACTTCGCGCCGCTCCCCGACTCGGCGAAATGGATCCTGTCGCTGGCCATGCTGCTTGGCCGGATGGAGATCCTGACCGTGCTCGTCATCTTCACGCCGTTCTTCTGGCGCCGCTGA